In the genome of Chrysemys picta bellii isolate R12L10 chromosome 17, ASM1138683v2, whole genome shotgun sequence, one region contains:
- the SUPT5H gene encoding transcription elongation factor SPT5 isoform X1, translating into MSDSEDSNFSEDESERSSEAEEVENEAEEERASVAGSEKEEAEEEEEEEEEDYDEEEEEDDDDRPAKKPRHGGFILDEADVDDEYEDEDQWEDGAEDILEKEEIEASNIDNVVLDEDRSGARRLQNLWRDQREEELGEYYMKKYAKSSVGETVYGGSDELSDDITQQQLLPGVKDPNLWTVKCKIGEERATAIALMRKFIAYQFTDTPLQIKSVVAPEHVKGYIYVEAYKQTHVKQAIEGVGNLRMGYWNQQMVPIKEMTDVLKVVKEVTNLKPKSWVRLKRGIYKDDIAQVDYVEPSQNQISLKMIPRIDFDRIKARMSLKDWFAKRKKFKRPPQRLFDAEKIRSLGGDVASDGDFLIFEGNRYSRKGFLFKSFAMSAVITEGVKPTLSELEKFEDQPEGIDLEVVTESTGKEREHNFQPGDNVEVCEGELINLQGKILSVDGNKITIMPKHEDLKDMLEFPAQELRKYFKMGDHVKVIAGRFEGDTGLIVRVEENFVILFSDLTMHELKVLPRDLQLCSETASGVDVGGQHEWGELVQLDPQTVGVIVRLERETFQVLNMYGKVVTVRHQAVTRKKDNRFAVALDSEQNNIHVKDIVKVIDGPHSGREGEIRHLFRGFGFLHCKKLVENGGMFVCKTRHLVLAGGSKPRDVTNFTVGGFAPMSPRISSPMHPSAAGQRGGFGGGGMSRGRGRRDNDLIGQTVRISQGPYKGYIGVVKDATESTARVELHSTCQTISVDRQRLTTVGSRRPGGMTSAYGRTPMYGSQTPMYGSGSRTPMYGSQTPLHDGSRTPHYGSQTPLHDGSRTPAQSGAWDPNNPNTPSRADEEFEYGFDDEPTPSPQGYGGTPNPQTPGYPDPSSPQVNPPYNPQTPGTPAMYNTDQFSPYAVPSPQGSYQPSPSPQSYHQVAPSPVGYQNTHSPASYHPTPSPMAYQASPSPSPVGYSPMTPGAPSPGGYNPHTPGSGIEQNSSDWVTTDIQVKVRDTYVDSQVVGQTGVIRSVTGGMCSVYLKDSEKVVSISSEHLEPVIPTKNNKVKVILGEDREATGVLLSIDGEDGIVRMDLEEQLKILNLRFLGKLLEP; encoded by the exons ATGTGGACGATGAATACGAAGACGAGGACCAGTGGGAGGACGGCGCGGAGGACATTCTGGAGAAAG AAGAAATTGAAG CCTCCAACATTGATAATGTGGTTCTGGACGAGGATCGCTCTGGGGCCCGGAGGCTGCAGAACCTTTGGAG GGACCAGCGCGAAGAGGAGCTGGGCGAATATTACATGAAGAAATACGCCAAGTCCTCCGTGGGAGAAAC GGTGTACGGCGGCTCTGACGAGCTTTCGGATGACATCACGCAGCAGCAGTTACTGCCCGGTGTCAA GGATCCCAACCTCTGGACTGTGAAGTGTAAG atCGGAGAGGAACGTGCCACAGCCATAGCCCTGATGAGGAAGTTCATCGCCTACCAGTTCACAGACACG cccctgcagatCAAGTCTGTGGTGGCCCCCGAGCATGTGAAGGGCTACATCTACGTGGAAGCCTACAAGCAGACCCACGTGAAGCAGGCCATTGAGGGCGTGGGCAACCTGCGGATGGGCTACTGGAACCAGCAGATGGTGCCCATCAAGGAGATGACAGACGTGCTGAAGGTGGTGAAGGAGGTGACCAACCTGAAGCCCAAGTCCTGGGTCCGGCTCAAGAGAGGCATTTACAAGGACGACATTGCTCAG GTGGATTACGTTGAGCCAAGCCAGAACCAGATCTCTCTGAAGATGATCCCGCGGATCGATTTTGACCGGATCAAAGCTCGCATGAGTCTG AAGGACTGGTTCGCCAAGCGGAAGAAGTTCAAGAGGCCCCCTCAGCGGCTGTTTGACGCTGAAAAGATCCG gtCCTTGGGGGGAGATGTTGCTTCCGATGGCGACTTCCTCATCTTCGAAGGCAATCGTTACAGTCGCAAGGGCTTCCTCTTCAAGAGCTTTGCCATGTCGGCTGTG ATCACGGAGGGGGTGAAGCCCACCCTGTCTGAGCTGGAGAAGTTCGAGGACCAGCCGGAAGGTATCGATCTGGAGGTGGTTACCGAAAGCACAG GGAAGGAACGGGAACACAACTTCCAGCCTGGCGACAACGTGGAGGTGTGCGAGGGGGAGCTAATCAACCTGCAGGGCAAGATCCTGAGCGTGGACGGCAACAAGATCACCATCATGCCGAAGCACGAGGATCTCAAG GACATGCTGGAGTTCCCGGCTCAGGAGTTGCGCAAGTACTTCAAGATGGGAGACCACGTCAAGGTGATCGCCGGGCGCTTCGAGGGCGACACGGGGCTGATCGTGCGGGTGGAGGAGAACTTCGTCATCCTCTTCTCGGACCTCACCATGCACGAG CTCAAGGTGCTGCCTCGGGACCTGCAGCTCTGCTCCGAGACGGCCTCCGGCGTGGACGTGGGCGGGCAGCACGAGTGGGGCGAGCTGGTCCAGCTGGATCCCCAGACCGTCGGGGTTATCGTCCGCCTGGAGCGGGAGACCTTCCAG GTCCTGAACATGTACGGCAAAGTGGTGACGGTCAGGCATCAGGCTGTGACGCGGAAGAAGGACAATCGCTTTGCCGTGGCCCTGGACTCGGAGCAGAACAATATCCACGTCAAGGACATCGTTAAAGTCATCGACGGGCCGCACTCG GGTCGCGAGGGGGAGATCAGACACCTCTTCCGCGGCTTTGGGTTCCTGCACTGCAAGAAGCTGGTGGAGAACGGGGGCATGTTTGTGTGTAAGACTCGCCACCTGGTGCTGGCTGGGGGCTCGAAG CCCCGGGACGTCACCAACTTCACCGTCGGAGGCTTTGCCCCCATGAGTCCTCGGATCAGCAGCCCCATGCATCCCAGCGCGGCAG GTCAGCGAGGTGGCTTCGGCGGGGGCGGGATGAGCCGAGGCCGCGGGCGCAGGGACAACGACCTGATTGGGCAGACGGTCCGCATctcccagggaccctacaaag GCTACATCGGCGTGGTGAAGGATGCCACGGAGTCCACGGCCCGCGTGGAACTCCATTCCACCTGCCAGACCATCTCAGTGGATCGCCAGCGCCTCACGACCGT GGGTTCGAGGAGACCTGGCGGCATGACCTCTGCCTACGGCCGCACCCCCATGTACGGCTCGCAGACCCCCATGTACGGCTCCGGCTCCCGCACCCCCATGTACGGATCGCAGACTCCGCTGCACGACG GCAGCAGGACCCCGCACTACGGCTCCCAGACGCCACTGCACGACGGGAGCCGGACGCCTGCACAGAGCGGGGCTTGGGACCCCAACAACCCCAATACGCCCTCCAG GGCGGATGAGGAGTTCGAATACGGTTTCGATGATGAGCCCACGCCCTCTCCGCAAGGCTACGGGgggacccccaacccccagactcCCGGCTACCCCGACCCGTCGTCTCCGCAGGTCAATCCGCCGTACAATCCGCAGACGCCGGGCACCCCAGCCAT GTACAACACTGACCAGTTTTCTCCGTACGCTGTTCCGTCGCCTCAGGGCTCCTATCAGCCAAGCCCCAGCCCTCAGAGTTACCACCAGGTAGCGCCTAGCCCCGTCGGCTACCAGAACACCCACTCGCCAGCCAGCTACCACCCGACCCCGTCGCCCATGGCATATCAG GCCAGCCCCAGTCCTAGCCCAGTGGGCTACAGCCCCATGACGCCGGGGGCTCCTTCTCCAGGAGGTTACAACCCTCACACCCCCGGCTCCGGCATCGAACAGAACTCCAGCGACTGGGTCACCACCGACATCCAGGTCAAAGTTCGAGACACTTATGTGGACAGCCAGGTGGTGGGGCAGACGGGAGTCATCCGCAGCGTGACG GGCGGAATGTGTTCAGTCTACCTGAAGGACAGCGAGAAGGTGGTCAGCATTTCGAGTGAGCACCTGGAGCCCGTCATACCGACCAAAAACAATAAG GTGAAGGTGATCCTGGGGGAGGACCGGGAGGCGACGGGCGTCCTCTTGAGCATCGACGGAGAGGACGGCATCGTCCGCATGGACTTGGAGGAGCAGCTCAAGATCCTCAACTTGCGGTTCCTGGGCAAGCTGCTGGAGCCTTAG
- the SUPT5H gene encoding transcription elongation factor SPT5 isoform X2 yields the protein MSDSEDSNFSEDESERSSEAEEVENEAEEERASVAGSEKEEAEEEEEEEEEDYDEEEEEDDDDRPAKKPRHGGFILDEADVDDEYEDEDQWEDGAEDILEKASNIDNVVLDEDRSGARRLQNLWRDQREEELGEYYMKKYAKSSVGETVYGGSDELSDDITQQQLLPGVKDPNLWTVKCKIGEERATAIALMRKFIAYQFTDTPLQIKSVVAPEHVKGYIYVEAYKQTHVKQAIEGVGNLRMGYWNQQMVPIKEMTDVLKVVKEVTNLKPKSWVRLKRGIYKDDIAQVDYVEPSQNQISLKMIPRIDFDRIKARMSLKDWFAKRKKFKRPPQRLFDAEKIRSLGGDVASDGDFLIFEGNRYSRKGFLFKSFAMSAVITEGVKPTLSELEKFEDQPEGIDLEVVTESTGKEREHNFQPGDNVEVCEGELINLQGKILSVDGNKITIMPKHEDLKDMLEFPAQELRKYFKMGDHVKVIAGRFEGDTGLIVRVEENFVILFSDLTMHELKVLPRDLQLCSETASGVDVGGQHEWGELVQLDPQTVGVIVRLERETFQVLNMYGKVVTVRHQAVTRKKDNRFAVALDSEQNNIHVKDIVKVIDGPHSGREGEIRHLFRGFGFLHCKKLVENGGMFVCKTRHLVLAGGSKPRDVTNFTVGGFAPMSPRISSPMHPSAAGQRGGFGGGGMSRGRGRRDNDLIGQTVRISQGPYKGYIGVVKDATESTARVELHSTCQTISVDRQRLTTVGSRRPGGMTSAYGRTPMYGSQTPMYGSGSRTPMYGSQTPLHDGSRTPHYGSQTPLHDGSRTPAQSGAWDPNNPNTPSRADEEFEYGFDDEPTPSPQGYGGTPNPQTPGYPDPSSPQVNPPYNPQTPGTPAMYNTDQFSPYAVPSPQGSYQPSPSPQSYHQVAPSPVGYQNTHSPASYHPTPSPMAYQASPSPSPVGYSPMTPGAPSPGGYNPHTPGSGIEQNSSDWVTTDIQVKVRDTYVDSQVVGQTGVIRSVTGGMCSVYLKDSEKVVSISSEHLEPVIPTKNNKVKVILGEDREATGVLLSIDGEDGIVRMDLEEQLKILNLRFLGKLLEP from the exons ATGTGGACGATGAATACGAAGACGAGGACCAGTGGGAGGACGGCGCGGAGGACATTCTGGAGAAAG CCTCCAACATTGATAATGTGGTTCTGGACGAGGATCGCTCTGGGGCCCGGAGGCTGCAGAACCTTTGGAG GGACCAGCGCGAAGAGGAGCTGGGCGAATATTACATGAAGAAATACGCCAAGTCCTCCGTGGGAGAAAC GGTGTACGGCGGCTCTGACGAGCTTTCGGATGACATCACGCAGCAGCAGTTACTGCCCGGTGTCAA GGATCCCAACCTCTGGACTGTGAAGTGTAAG atCGGAGAGGAACGTGCCACAGCCATAGCCCTGATGAGGAAGTTCATCGCCTACCAGTTCACAGACACG cccctgcagatCAAGTCTGTGGTGGCCCCCGAGCATGTGAAGGGCTACATCTACGTGGAAGCCTACAAGCAGACCCACGTGAAGCAGGCCATTGAGGGCGTGGGCAACCTGCGGATGGGCTACTGGAACCAGCAGATGGTGCCCATCAAGGAGATGACAGACGTGCTGAAGGTGGTGAAGGAGGTGACCAACCTGAAGCCCAAGTCCTGGGTCCGGCTCAAGAGAGGCATTTACAAGGACGACATTGCTCAG GTGGATTACGTTGAGCCAAGCCAGAACCAGATCTCTCTGAAGATGATCCCGCGGATCGATTTTGACCGGATCAAAGCTCGCATGAGTCTG AAGGACTGGTTCGCCAAGCGGAAGAAGTTCAAGAGGCCCCCTCAGCGGCTGTTTGACGCTGAAAAGATCCG gtCCTTGGGGGGAGATGTTGCTTCCGATGGCGACTTCCTCATCTTCGAAGGCAATCGTTACAGTCGCAAGGGCTTCCTCTTCAAGAGCTTTGCCATGTCGGCTGTG ATCACGGAGGGGGTGAAGCCCACCCTGTCTGAGCTGGAGAAGTTCGAGGACCAGCCGGAAGGTATCGATCTGGAGGTGGTTACCGAAAGCACAG GGAAGGAACGGGAACACAACTTCCAGCCTGGCGACAACGTGGAGGTGTGCGAGGGGGAGCTAATCAACCTGCAGGGCAAGATCCTGAGCGTGGACGGCAACAAGATCACCATCATGCCGAAGCACGAGGATCTCAAG GACATGCTGGAGTTCCCGGCTCAGGAGTTGCGCAAGTACTTCAAGATGGGAGACCACGTCAAGGTGATCGCCGGGCGCTTCGAGGGCGACACGGGGCTGATCGTGCGGGTGGAGGAGAACTTCGTCATCCTCTTCTCGGACCTCACCATGCACGAG CTCAAGGTGCTGCCTCGGGACCTGCAGCTCTGCTCCGAGACGGCCTCCGGCGTGGACGTGGGCGGGCAGCACGAGTGGGGCGAGCTGGTCCAGCTGGATCCCCAGACCGTCGGGGTTATCGTCCGCCTGGAGCGGGAGACCTTCCAG GTCCTGAACATGTACGGCAAAGTGGTGACGGTCAGGCATCAGGCTGTGACGCGGAAGAAGGACAATCGCTTTGCCGTGGCCCTGGACTCGGAGCAGAACAATATCCACGTCAAGGACATCGTTAAAGTCATCGACGGGCCGCACTCG GGTCGCGAGGGGGAGATCAGACACCTCTTCCGCGGCTTTGGGTTCCTGCACTGCAAGAAGCTGGTGGAGAACGGGGGCATGTTTGTGTGTAAGACTCGCCACCTGGTGCTGGCTGGGGGCTCGAAG CCCCGGGACGTCACCAACTTCACCGTCGGAGGCTTTGCCCCCATGAGTCCTCGGATCAGCAGCCCCATGCATCCCAGCGCGGCAG GTCAGCGAGGTGGCTTCGGCGGGGGCGGGATGAGCCGAGGCCGCGGGCGCAGGGACAACGACCTGATTGGGCAGACGGTCCGCATctcccagggaccctacaaag GCTACATCGGCGTGGTGAAGGATGCCACGGAGTCCACGGCCCGCGTGGAACTCCATTCCACCTGCCAGACCATCTCAGTGGATCGCCAGCGCCTCACGACCGT GGGTTCGAGGAGACCTGGCGGCATGACCTCTGCCTACGGCCGCACCCCCATGTACGGCTCGCAGACCCCCATGTACGGCTCCGGCTCCCGCACCCCCATGTACGGATCGCAGACTCCGCTGCACGACG GCAGCAGGACCCCGCACTACGGCTCCCAGACGCCACTGCACGACGGGAGCCGGACGCCTGCACAGAGCGGGGCTTGGGACCCCAACAACCCCAATACGCCCTCCAG GGCGGATGAGGAGTTCGAATACGGTTTCGATGATGAGCCCACGCCCTCTCCGCAAGGCTACGGGgggacccccaacccccagactcCCGGCTACCCCGACCCGTCGTCTCCGCAGGTCAATCCGCCGTACAATCCGCAGACGCCGGGCACCCCAGCCAT GTACAACACTGACCAGTTTTCTCCGTACGCTGTTCCGTCGCCTCAGGGCTCCTATCAGCCAAGCCCCAGCCCTCAGAGTTACCACCAGGTAGCGCCTAGCCCCGTCGGCTACCAGAACACCCACTCGCCAGCCAGCTACCACCCGACCCCGTCGCCCATGGCATATCAG GCCAGCCCCAGTCCTAGCCCAGTGGGCTACAGCCCCATGACGCCGGGGGCTCCTTCTCCAGGAGGTTACAACCCTCACACCCCCGGCTCCGGCATCGAACAGAACTCCAGCGACTGGGTCACCACCGACATCCAGGTCAAAGTTCGAGACACTTATGTGGACAGCCAGGTGGTGGGGCAGACGGGAGTCATCCGCAGCGTGACG GGCGGAATGTGTTCAGTCTACCTGAAGGACAGCGAGAAGGTGGTCAGCATTTCGAGTGAGCACCTGGAGCCCGTCATACCGACCAAAAACAATAAG GTGAAGGTGATCCTGGGGGAGGACCGGGAGGCGACGGGCGTCCTCTTGAGCATCGACGGAGAGGACGGCATCGTCCGCATGGACTTGGAGGAGCAGCTCAAGATCCTCAACTTGCGGTTCCTGGGCAAGCTGCTGGAGCCTTAG